In a single window of the Litorilituus sediminis genome:
- a CDS encoding DEAD/DEAH box helicase, protein MQFSDFALERRLMSAIEHLGFTEPTEIQQQAIPAAIAGHDLIASSKTGSGKTLAFLIPAMQRLNKQKALSKRDPRVLILTPTRELAKQVYSQLRLFTSSTQYKAVLILGGENFNDQVKVLEKDPHVIVATPGRLADHLSQGHFYLNGLELLILDEADRMLDLGFAEQLKQINMAADHRKRQTLLFSATLDHAQVNEFANDLLNKPKRIAIESGHSEHKDIKKRFYLADHLDHKEALLQHFLDNEDYQQVIIFTATRGDTDRLAKLLAEQNLSAVALSGELNQSQRNQIMEGFSKGQQKILVTTDLASRGLDLVNVSHVINFDMPKHTEEFVHRIGRTGRAGSKGDAISFVGPKDWLSFKNVEGFLQQTINFDSVEGLVAKFKGLKPKKAKAKKLKAKPAKEQTKAVTKTKKVTKKTFHQGQDVGDMMIVKKKKPVSAEKIESSNIDEID, encoded by the coding sequence TTGCAATTTAGTGATTTTGCATTAGAAAGGCGTTTAATGAGTGCAATAGAGCACTTAGGTTTTACTGAGCCAACAGAAATTCAGCAACAAGCTATTCCGGCCGCAATTGCAGGCCATGATTTAATTGCTTCATCAAAAACAGGCTCGGGTAAAACGCTCGCATTTCTTATTCCTGCAATGCAACGTTTAAACAAGCAAAAAGCACTATCTAAGCGTGATCCTCGGGTATTAATTCTTACGCCAACACGCGAGTTAGCAAAACAGGTTTATAGCCAACTTAGACTTTTCACTTCAAGCACGCAGTACAAAGCAGTATTGATTTTAGGCGGTGAAAACTTTAACGATCAAGTGAAAGTGTTAGAAAAAGATCCGCACGTTATTGTTGCCACACCAGGTCGATTAGCTGATCACTTATCACAAGGGCATTTTTACCTAAATGGTTTAGAGTTACTTATTCTTGATGAAGCAGACCGTATGCTAGATTTAGGTTTTGCTGAGCAACTTAAGCAAATTAATATGGCTGCTGATCATAGAAAAAGACAAACCTTGTTGTTTTCCGCCACTTTAGATCATGCACAGGTGAATGAGTTTGCTAACGACTTGCTCAATAAGCCAAAGCGCATTGCTATAGAGTCAGGCCATAGTGAACATAAAGATATTAAAAAGCGCTTTTATTTAGCTGATCACTTAGATCACAAAGAAGCGTTATTACAACACTTCCTTGATAATGAAGACTACCAACAAGTGATTATTTTCACTGCCACACGTGGTGATACCGATAGGTTAGCCAAGTTACTAGCTGAGCAAAATTTATCAGCTGTCGCATTAAGTGGTGAGCTTAACCAAAGCCAACGTAACCAAATTATGGAAGGCTTTAGTAAAGGTCAGCAGAAAATATTAGTAACGACAGATTTAGCCTCACGTGGTTTAGATTTAGTTAACGTATCACACGTGATTAACTTTGATATGCCTAAGCACACCGAAGAGTTTGTTCATCGAATTGGTCGTACAGGCAGGGCAGGTAGTAAAGGTGATGCGATTTCATTTGTTGGCCCGAAAGATTGGCTCAGCTTTAAAAATGTTGAAGGTTTTTTACAGCAAACCATCAACTTTGATTCAGTAGAAGGCTTAGTGGCGAAATTTAAAGGGTTAAAGCCGAAAAAAGCTAAAGCGAAAAAGCTAAAAGCAAAACCTGCTAAAGAACAAACTAAAGCAGTCACTAAGACGAAGAAAGTCACCAAGAAAACATTCCATCAAGGTCAGGATGTTGGTGATATGATGATAGTGAAGAAAAAGAAACCGGTATCAGCAGAGAAAATTGAAAGCAGCAATATAGATGAAATTGATTAG
- a CDS encoding YybH family protein, which yields MRDHVAKALTLIFTLLFQLSAIADEQVTQELNATWAKMSKAVAEGDLASYRAAFHPDAILVLGDKKTSYTIEKAFQRWQHDFAKTKSGQVTTRVDFRFSHRFHDNETAYEIGMFYFSTVDKEGNRKDHYVELEALLKKHAGKWLMMMEYQKGPSTKEYWQKLS from the coding sequence ATGAGGGATCATGTAGCTAAAGCGCTAACCTTAATATTTACATTGTTATTTCAACTATCAGCAATTGCTGATGAGCAAGTCACACAAGAGTTAAATGCGACTTGGGCTAAAATGTCGAAAGCGGTAGCTGAAGGTGATTTGGCTAGTTATAGAGCTGCATTTCATCCTGATGCGATATTAGTGTTAGGAGATAAAAAGACCAGTTACACCATAGAGAAAGCATTTCAGCGTTGGCAGCATGATTTTGCAAAAACAAAGTCAGGGCAAGTTACTACACGGGTTGATTTTCGTTTCTCTCATCGATTTCATGATAATGAAACTGCCTATGAAATAGGCATGTTTTATTTTTCAACGGTTGATAAAGAGGGCAATCGCAAGGATCATTATGTTGAATTAGAAGCACTGCTAAAAAAACATGCTGGCAAGTGGCTAATGATGATGGAGTATCAAAAAGGTCCATCAACCAAGGAATATTGGCAAAAGCTTAGCTAG